The following coding sequences lie in one Myxococcus xanthus genomic window:
- a CDS encoding DUF4388 domain-containing protein, with protein sequence MRGLSGDFSTMPLKDLVVYLGNRRATGSLKVERGDVRKQLELREGHVVSASSNQPREFFGQFLINMGHLTEDQLEKAFSTQAETRIFLGKILVMTGLVPEATVRGTLSHKFREMILDAFHWEDGDFVFEAADTAPEVAGLEVSVDLLDVHREGEFRETAWQAIRAVFPSGAVRLTVDERKLPERKPGSMDERIVQLIKEGLTIDGIALALHATDFFLYQRLYALYRLDAVKVSDEPPESEMSVVVEEDGEPGIIGSETSSDEVLQAAQLFLDAGNARDGEALARRAHEMSPSPRTAEFVKAAQEKLLVHLRRELADPPKVPTLQVAPGHLKTLQLSAPERYLLSRIDGRRDVAAIVHVSPLQELDALKFFAGFVDAGLVKLTPR encoded by the coding sequence ATGCGTGGCTTGTCTGGCGACTTCTCGACGATGCCTCTCAAGGACCTCGTCGTCTATCTCGGGAACCGGCGAGCGACGGGGTCCCTGAAGGTGGAGCGTGGGGACGTGCGCAAGCAACTCGAACTGCGCGAAGGCCATGTGGTCAGCGCCAGTTCCAACCAGCCGCGCGAGTTCTTCGGTCAGTTCCTCATCAATATGGGGCACCTGACTGAGGACCAGTTGGAGAAGGCTTTTTCGACCCAGGCGGAGACGCGCATCTTCCTGGGGAAGATCCTGGTGATGACGGGGCTGGTGCCGGAAGCCACCGTTCGCGGCACGCTCAGCCACAAGTTCCGGGAGATGATTCTCGACGCCTTCCATTGGGAGGACGGCGACTTCGTCTTCGAGGCGGCGGACACGGCGCCGGAGGTCGCGGGCCTGGAAGTCAGCGTGGACCTGCTGGACGTCCACCGCGAGGGCGAGTTCCGGGAGACGGCCTGGCAGGCCATCCGCGCCGTCTTCCCGTCCGGCGCGGTCCGGCTCACGGTGGACGAGCGCAAGCTGCCCGAGCGAAAGCCCGGGAGCATGGACGAGCGCATCGTCCAGCTCATCAAGGAAGGCCTCACCATCGACGGCATCGCGCTGGCGCTGCACGCCACGGACTTCTTCCTCTACCAGCGGCTGTATGCGCTCTACCGCCTGGACGCGGTGAAGGTGTCCGACGAGCCGCCCGAGTCCGAGATGTCCGTGGTGGTGGAGGAGGACGGAGAGCCGGGCATCATCGGCTCGGAGACGTCGTCGGACGAGGTGCTCCAGGCCGCGCAGCTGTTCCTCGACGCGGGCAACGCGCGGGACGGCGAGGCGCTGGCGCGGCGGGCGCATGAGATGTCGCCCTCCCCTCGCACGGCGGAGTTCGTCAAGGCGGCCCAGGAGAAGCTCCTGGTGCACCTGCGGCGGGAGCTGGCCGACCCGCCGAAGGTGCCCACGCTCCAGGTCGCGCCCGGGCATCTGAAGACGCTCCAGCTCTCCGCGCCGGAGCGCTACCTGCTGTCACGCATCGACGGACGGCGCGACGTGGCCGCCATCGTCCACGTGTCGCCGCTGCAGGAGCTGGATGCGCTGAAGTTCTTCGCCGGCTTCGTGGACGCGGGGCTGGTGAAGCTGACGCCGCGCTGA
- a CDS encoding DsbA family protein, which yields MKPNVIVALLVGLVLGFVGGRVTTGPSTKSEVAKAAPNSPAAAPAPGGRRPVDPTVFKVPIENSPTHGSADALITVVEFSDYECPFCSRANVTIEKIQEQYGKKLRVVMKQNPLSFHPRAKPAAIAAMAAGEQGKYWEYHAKLFANQKKLDDASLEQYAKELGLNLDKWKAELGNPKFQDIITRDQALATQLGASGTPAFFINGRFLSGAQPIANFQALIDEELVKAENLVKGGVPASQVYAKIIEKGSERAAPKAQQQQQQPAATVRKVEVPSDSPSFGPATAKVTIVEWSDFECPFCSRVGPTLSKIKDGYAKDVRVVFRHQPLPFHPNAKVAAEASHAAHEQGKFWEYHDKLFANQKALDRASLEKYAQELGLNVAKFKAALDSGKFKAKVEADMAAGSALGANGTPTFFINGREFVGAQPFEAFKRVIDEEIGKADKLLAAGTKPEELYAKLNAENVANAPTAAAAAPGAPAEPPVQKVDVGNAPVKGASNAPVTIVAFSDFECPFCSRVVPTLKQLEDQYGGKIKVAFKNQPLPFHANAKPAAAAALAAHEQGKFWEYHDKLFANQRALDRASLEKYAQELGLNMDKFKAALDQGKFNAQIEADMAQASSVGANGTPTFFINGRTLVGAQPVDAFKRVIDEELKKTGGAVADSK from the coding sequence ATGAAGCCCAATGTCATCGTGGCCCTGCTGGTCGGCCTGGTGCTCGGGTTCGTTGGCGGCCGCGTCACCACCGGCCCGTCCACGAAGTCCGAAGTCGCCAAGGCCGCACCGAACTCTCCTGCCGCCGCCCCGGCGCCCGGTGGACGCCGACCGGTGGATCCCACCGTGTTCAAGGTGCCCATCGAGAACTCGCCGACCCACGGTAGCGCCGACGCGCTCATCACCGTGGTCGAGTTCTCCGACTACGAGTGCCCCTTCTGCAGCCGGGCGAACGTCACCATCGAGAAGATCCAGGAGCAGTACGGCAAGAAGCTCCGCGTGGTGATGAAGCAGAACCCCCTCTCCTTCCACCCGCGCGCCAAGCCCGCGGCCATCGCCGCGATGGCGGCCGGCGAGCAGGGCAAGTACTGGGAGTACCACGCCAAGCTCTTCGCCAATCAGAAGAAGCTGGATGACGCGTCCCTGGAGCAGTACGCCAAGGAGCTGGGCCTGAACCTGGACAAGTGGAAGGCCGAGCTGGGCAACCCCAAGTTCCAGGACATCATCACCCGCGACCAGGCCCTGGCCACCCAGCTGGGCGCCAGCGGCACCCCGGCCTTCTTCATCAACGGCCGCTTCCTGTCGGGCGCGCAGCCCATCGCCAACTTCCAGGCCCTCATCGACGAGGAGCTGGTCAAGGCGGAGAACCTGGTGAAGGGCGGCGTGCCCGCCTCGCAGGTGTACGCGAAGATCATCGAGAAGGGCTCCGAGCGCGCCGCGCCCAAGGCGCAGCAGCAGCAGCAGCAGCCCGCCGCCACGGTCCGCAAGGTGGAGGTCCCCTCGGACTCGCCCTCCTTCGGCCCGGCCACCGCCAAGGTGACCATCGTCGAGTGGTCTGACTTCGAGTGCCCCTTCTGCAGCCGCGTGGGCCCCACCCTGTCGAAGATCAAGGACGGCTACGCCAAGGACGTGCGCGTGGTGTTCCGTCACCAGCCGCTGCCCTTCCACCCGAACGCGAAGGTGGCCGCCGAGGCCTCGCACGCCGCGCACGAGCAGGGCAAGTTCTGGGAGTACCACGACAAGCTCTTCGCCAATCAGAAGGCCCTGGATCGCGCCTCGCTGGAGAAGTACGCGCAGGAGCTGGGTCTGAACGTCGCCAAGTTCAAGGCCGCCCTGGATTCGGGCAAGTTCAAGGCGAAGGTCGAGGCCGACATGGCCGCCGGCAGCGCCCTGGGCGCCAACGGCACCCCGACGTTCTTCATCAACGGCCGTGAGTTCGTCGGCGCGCAGCCCTTCGAGGCCTTCAAGCGCGTCATCGACGAGGAGATTGGCAAGGCGGACAAGCTGCTCGCCGCCGGCACCAAGCCCGAGGAGCTCTACGCCAAGCTGAACGCGGAGAACGTCGCCAACGCCCCGACGGCGGCCGCCGCGGCCCCTGGCGCCCCCGCCGAGCCCCCGGTCCAGAAGGTGGACGTGGGCAACGCCCCGGTGAAGGGCGCCAGCAACGCGCCGGTCACCATCGTCGCCTTCTCCGACTTCGAGTGCCCCTTCTGCAGCCGCGTGGTGCCCACGCTGAAGCAGTTGGAGGACCAGTACGGCGGGAAGATCAAGGTCGCCTTCAAGAACCAGCCGCTGCCCTTCCACGCCAACGCCAAGCCGGCCGCCGCCGCCGCGCTGGCCGCGCACGAGCAGGGCAAGTTCTGGGAGTACCACGACAAGCTCTTCGCCAATCAGCGCGCGCTGGACCGCGCCTCGCTGGAGAAGTACGCGCAGGAGCTGGGCCTGAACATGGACAAGTTCAAGGCCGCGCTGGACCAGGGCAAGTTCAACGCGCAGATCGAGGCCGACATGGCGCAGGCGTCCAGCGTGGGCGCCAACGGCACCCCGACGTTCTTCATCAATGGCCGCACGCTCGTGGGCGCCCAGCCCGTCGACGCGTTCAAGCGCGTCATCGACGAGGAGCTGAAGAAGACCGGCGGCGCGGTGGCCGACTCGAAGTAG
- a CDS encoding RelA/SpoT family protein — MIRLNDILQRVSQYHPDPDLDIIKKAYVYSAKVHQGQLRKSGEPYLVHPLEVAGILGELKLDEASIVTGLLHDTIEDTLATAEELTELFGSEVANLVDGVTKLSKFSASASLSQEEKQAENFRKMIIAMAQDIRVILVKLADRTHNMRTLDHMSEEKQARIAQETLDIYAPLANRLGISWIKTELEDLSFRYVKPQEFFALQEKLNKRKKEREKYIEDTCDLIRSKLAERGLKGEVSGRFKHVYSIYKKIKSQGIDFDQIHDIIAFRIIAPTAPSCYEALGLVHEMWKPVPGRFKDFIAIPKPNMYQSLHTTIIGPLSERVEVQIRTSEMHKIAEEGIAAHWKYKEGKAVISKDDEKFAWLRQLMEWQQDLKDPKEFLETVKVDLFTDEVFVFTPKGDVRSLPRGATPVDFAYAIHSDVGNRCVGAKVNGKIVPLRYKMKNGDTVEVLTSPQQHPSKDWLTFVKTSRAQQRIRGFIKQQQREKSLQLGRELADRELKRFQLNFNRLLKSGEMKKAAVDLGFRVEDDMLVAIGYGKVTPQQLSHRLVPQEKLNAAEAGTRGDANTAVSASSGGTGNSVLPGLSRVTDLAKRLVGRSNRSGVQIGGVDDVLVRFGRCCNPVPGDPIAGFITRGRGVTVHTVGCEKALATDPERRVDVSWDVRGDFKRPVTLRILTADRPGLLADITNTFSKKGVNISQANCRATGDDRAVNTFEVIISDLKQLTDLMRTIERLQGVYSVERI, encoded by the coding sequence ATGATTCGCCTGAACGACATCCTCCAACGGGTTTCCCAGTACCACCCCGACCCCGACCTGGACATCATCAAGAAGGCCTACGTCTATTCGGCCAAGGTCCATCAGGGTCAACTTCGGAAGTCAGGCGAGCCCTACCTCGTCCACCCGCTCGAGGTCGCCGGCATCCTGGGCGAGCTCAAGCTGGACGAGGCGTCCATCGTCACCGGACTCCTTCACGACACCATTGAGGACACGCTGGCCACCGCGGAGGAGCTGACCGAGCTCTTCGGTTCGGAAGTGGCCAATCTGGTGGACGGCGTCACCAAGCTGTCCAAGTTCTCCGCATCCGCCAGCCTGTCGCAGGAGGAGAAGCAGGCGGAGAACTTCCGGAAGATGATCATCGCGATGGCGCAGGACATCCGCGTCATCCTGGTGAAGCTGGCGGACCGCACGCACAACATGCGGACGTTGGATCACATGTCGGAGGAGAAGCAGGCCCGCATCGCGCAGGAGACGCTGGACATCTACGCGCCGCTGGCCAACCGGCTCGGTATCTCCTGGATCAAGACGGAGCTGGAGGACCTGAGCTTCCGCTACGTCAAACCGCAGGAGTTCTTCGCGCTCCAGGAGAAGCTGAACAAGCGCAAGAAGGAGCGGGAGAAGTACATCGAGGACACGTGCGACCTCATCCGCTCCAAGCTGGCCGAGCGCGGGCTGAAGGGCGAGGTGAGCGGCCGCTTCAAGCACGTCTACAGCATCTACAAGAAGATCAAGTCACAGGGCATCGACTTCGATCAGATCCACGACATCATCGCCTTTCGCATCATCGCGCCCACCGCGCCCTCCTGTTACGAGGCGCTCGGTCTGGTGCACGAGATGTGGAAGCCGGTGCCGGGGCGCTTCAAGGACTTCATCGCGATTCCGAAGCCCAACATGTACCAGTCGCTGCATACGACCATCATCGGTCCGCTCAGCGAGCGCGTGGAGGTGCAGATCCGCACCTCGGAGATGCACAAGATCGCCGAGGAAGGTATCGCCGCGCACTGGAAGTACAAGGAGGGCAAGGCCGTCATCTCCAAGGATGACGAGAAGTTCGCCTGGCTGCGGCAGCTGATGGAGTGGCAGCAGGACCTGAAGGACCCGAAGGAGTTCCTGGAGACGGTAAAGGTGGACCTCTTCACCGACGAGGTCTTCGTCTTCACGCCCAAGGGCGACGTGCGCTCGCTGCCTCGCGGCGCCACGCCGGTGGACTTCGCCTACGCCATCCATTCGGACGTGGGCAACCGGTGCGTGGGCGCCAAGGTGAACGGGAAGATCGTCCCGCTCCGCTACAAGATGAAGAACGGGGACACGGTGGAGGTGCTCACCAGCCCCCAGCAGCACCCGTCCAAGGACTGGCTCACCTTCGTCAAGACGAGCCGGGCGCAGCAGCGCATCCGCGGCTTCATCAAGCAGCAGCAGCGGGAGAAGAGCCTGCAACTGGGACGCGAGCTGGCGGACCGCGAGCTCAAGCGCTTCCAGCTCAACTTCAACCGGTTGCTCAAGTCCGGCGAGATGAAGAAGGCCGCCGTGGACCTGGGCTTCCGCGTGGAAGACGACATGCTGGTGGCCATTGGCTACGGCAAGGTGACGCCGCAGCAGCTGTCGCACCGGCTCGTCCCTCAGGAGAAGCTCAACGCCGCGGAGGCGGGGACTCGCGGGGACGCCAACACCGCCGTCTCGGCGTCCTCCGGTGGAACGGGCAACTCGGTGCTGCCGGGCCTGTCCCGCGTCACCGACCTGGCGAAGCGGCTGGTGGGCCGCAGCAACCGCAGCGGCGTGCAGATTGGCGGCGTGGACGATGTCCTCGTGCGCTTCGGGCGGTGTTGCAACCCCGTCCCCGGAGATCCCATCGCTGGCTTCATCACCCGGGGACGGGGCGTCACGGTTCACACGGTCGGCTGTGAAAAGGCGCTGGCAACGGATCCCGAGCGGCGCGTGGACGTGTCGTGGGACGTCCGGGGCGACTTCAAGCGCCCCGTCACCTTGCGCATCCTCACCGCGGACCGGCCGGGCCTGCTGGCGGACATCACCAACACCTTCTCCAAGAAGGGCGTCAACATCTCCCAGGCCAACTGCCGGGCCACCGGAGATGACCGGGCGGTGAACACTTTCGAGGTCATCATCTCCGACCTCAAGCAGCTCACCGACCTGATGCGAACCATCGAGCGGCTTCAGGGCGTCTACTCGGTCGAGCGCATCTAA
- a CDS encoding ABC transporter permease: protein MCISARFAHTLDGLKETVVIWSAELRRAVRSGRTVVLLGLYSMFSALVLLVVGWLAGEVRSAVAKQLEGAGADSSASVQINEEMRKGVLGFLTSNDSAMIEALAQVPLEVLIVFKITLFFLPAYIALMGFDQISGEVGPRSMRYLTVRARRSSVLLGKFLTQATLLLGLVLIIDLAIFVYARVANPDFSFAAVALNLLKFWLAAIVFSLAYVALTTLCSSMFRSPAVSLVFNFILLFVFWLMDTIGRASGDTGNLRFLRYLSPSYYASDLLHPGLAQFGASGAAYAVFAFVFLMAAYGILRARDL, encoded by the coding sequence GTGTGCATCTCCGCTAGGTTCGCCCACACTTTGGACGGATTGAAAGAAACGGTGGTCATCTGGAGCGCCGAGCTCCGCCGGGCCGTGCGCAGTGGCCGGACGGTGGTGCTGCTCGGCCTCTACAGCATGTTCTCCGCGTTGGTGCTGCTGGTGGTCGGCTGGCTCGCGGGCGAAGTCCGCAGCGCCGTCGCCAAGCAGTTGGAAGGCGCGGGCGCGGATTCGAGCGCCTCCGTGCAGATCAACGAGGAGATGCGCAAGGGCGTGCTGGGATTCCTCACCAGCAACGACTCCGCGATGATCGAGGCCCTGGCGCAGGTGCCGCTGGAGGTGTTGATCGTCTTCAAGATCACCCTCTTCTTCCTGCCCGCCTACATCGCGCTGATGGGCTTCGATCAGATCAGCGGTGAAGTGGGCCCACGCTCCATGCGCTACCTCACGGTGCGCGCGCGGCGCTCGTCGGTGCTGCTGGGCAAGTTCCTGACGCAGGCGACGCTGCTGCTCGGCCTGGTGCTCATCATCGACCTGGCCATCTTCGTCTACGCCCGCGTGGCCAACCCGGACTTCAGCTTCGCCGCCGTGGCGCTCAACCTGCTGAAGTTCTGGCTGGCGGCCATCGTCTTCTCGCTGGCCTACGTGGCCCTCACGACGCTGTGCTCCAGCATGTTCCGCTCGCCAGCGGTGAGCCTGGTCTTCAACTTCATCCTGCTGTTCGTCTTCTGGCTGATGGACACCATCGGCCGGGCCTCGGGTGACACGGGCAACCTGCGCTTCCTGCGCTACCTGTCCCCGTCGTACTACGCCAGTGACTTGCTGCATCCGGGCCTGGCGCAGTTCGGCGCGAGCGGAGCCGCCTACGCGGTCTTCGCGTTCGTCTTCCTGATGGCGGCCTACGGCATCCTGCGCGCGAGGGACCTGTGA
- a CDS encoding GGDEF domain-containing protein, whose protein sequence is MGFEAVNPGWASKSGREKFTREGGTVGVRRKRVGKAGQPPTVLVVEPRAADLERTRLLLAEAGFRVVPVTRFDAAVPLFEVIRPAAVLLAAQAPDFAAVQVARRLRQLSHGAVPLLYLVDERDAEARQYCLERGQCVDLVPRSGSGSELATKLHAQLKLKDAVLRAAAGEEAGTAQALHDPVTGLYNRPFLLEFISLEARRAERYGGGFSVVAAEVGGWSAFRKEFGRGMAERLLVYSAVVLGQTVRDADAVARVGDCQFALMLPGTPAESVQEVVSRVAARFDTARFQVEGKVVRTSLELGTVSFPDSVGTPTQLLSAAQQDMRRVREFRRMVGSTSRLSV, encoded by the coding sequence ATGGGGTTCGAGGCTGTAAATCCGGGGTGGGCCTCGAAAAGCGGCAGAGAAAAGTTCACGCGGGAAGGTGGAACGGTGGGTGTGCGAAGGAAGCGAGTGGGCAAGGCCGGACAGCCGCCCACCGTGCTCGTCGTCGAGCCACGAGCAGCAGACCTGGAGCGGACCCGGTTGCTCCTGGCGGAGGCCGGCTTCCGGGTGGTGCCGGTGACGCGCTTCGACGCGGCGGTGCCACTCTTCGAGGTCATCCGCCCGGCAGCGGTGTTGCTGGCCGCGCAGGCGCCTGACTTCGCGGCCGTCCAGGTCGCGCGCCGGTTGCGGCAGCTCAGCCATGGCGCGGTGCCGCTGCTCTACCTGGTGGATGAGCGGGACGCCGAGGCCCGGCAGTACTGCCTGGAGCGGGGGCAGTGCGTGGACCTGGTGCCTCGTTCGGGCAGTGGCTCGGAGCTGGCGACGAAGCTTCACGCCCAGCTGAAGCTGAAGGACGCGGTGCTGCGGGCCGCGGCGGGGGAGGAGGCCGGCACGGCCCAGGCGCTTCATGACCCGGTGACGGGGCTCTACAATCGGCCCTTCCTGCTGGAGTTCATCAGCCTGGAGGCGCGGCGGGCGGAACGCTACGGCGGCGGATTCTCCGTGGTGGCGGCGGAAGTGGGGGGCTGGTCGGCCTTCCGCAAGGAGTTTGGACGAGGCATGGCGGAGCGTCTGCTCGTGTACAGCGCGGTGGTGTTGGGGCAGACGGTGCGCGACGCGGACGCAGTGGCACGGGTGGGTGACTGTCAATTCGCGCTGATGCTCCCGGGAACGCCCGCGGAGTCGGTTCAGGAGGTGGTATCCCGCGTGGCGGCGCGCTTCGACACGGCCCGCTTCCAGGTGGAGGGGAAGGTGGTGCGCACGTCACTGGAGCTGGGAACGGTGAGCTTCCCGGATTCGGTGGGCACGCCCACGCAGCTGTTGAGCGCGGCGCAGCAGGACATGCGACGCGTGCGTGAGTTTCGCCGGATGGTCGGGAGCACCTCCCGGTTGTCGGTGTGA
- a CDS encoding sulfurtransferase TusA family protein has protein sequence MDAAVRIDTRGALCPMPILELAKAMRALAPGTLVELVSTDRGLEADLPAWCEATGNPLVRMERRETLYVGWVRKAG, from the coding sequence ATGGACGCCGCCGTGCGCATCGACACTCGGGGGGCCTTGTGTCCCATGCCCATCCTGGAACTCGCCAAGGCCATGAGAGCCCTGGCGCCAGGGACGCTCGTGGAGCTCGTCTCCACGGATCGCGGGTTGGAGGCGGACCTTCCCGCATGGTGCGAGGCTACGGGGAATCCACTGGTCCGCATGGAGCGCCGGGAGACCCTCTACGTGGGCTGGGTGCGCAAGGCGGGGTGA
- a CDS encoding penicillin-binding transpeptidase domain-containing protein, protein MRFHRRLLSAAALLPLVLVIGATEPEQPTSAGASEAGGAGAVVAAPGTASQAAQTDAGMSGSATASQDTAQTDAGTSGSAAVSAAAVLGGESPDGGLAALAAEPGMVPPMPVPSREKAPPIATVKPLAKSADLMARATLEGGKLVVKEKGGKKKQLTIDPVLQASLTQILRNYETPYGAAVVLEPSTGRVLALAEHSAARPELRGLPVRAVFPAASVFKIVTGGALLEAGVTPETEECFHGGKRRISEKHLQDSERDGSCYSLALAMGKSANVIFAKLTNKHLTVDSLRRMAARFRFNREIEFPVPTDVSLAAIPEETFSLANTGAGFGDVYLSPLHGALVAAVAANEGRWVDPILFEPEGPAPLLPVEGEPVLTPEAAKALTVMLEETVTSGTARAVFRERGFRVDAAVGKTGSLADREPFRDYSWFVGFAPKDNPRVAVAAIIVNDPKWRIRGTWLGREALRLGLERLPAPVEMTAPASAAGKH, encoded by the coding sequence ATGCGCTTCCACCGCCGTCTCCTGTCCGCCGCCGCGCTGCTCCCCCTGGTCCTCGTCATTGGAGCGACCGAGCCGGAGCAACCCACGTCCGCCGGTGCCTCCGAAGCCGGTGGGGCAGGGGCGGTGGTCGCCGCCCCTGGCACGGCGTCGCAGGCCGCCCAGACGGACGCGGGTATGTCGGGCTCCGCCACGGCGTCCCAGGATACCGCCCAGACAGACGCGGGGACTTCAGGTTCCGCCGCCGTCTCCGCCGCCGCGGTGCTCGGGGGCGAGTCGCCGGACGGAGGACTGGCGGCGCTGGCCGCGGAGCCGGGGATGGTTCCCCCGATGCCCGTACCCTCGCGCGAGAAGGCGCCGCCCATCGCCACGGTGAAGCCGCTGGCCAAGTCCGCGGACCTCATGGCCCGCGCGACGCTGGAGGGCGGGAAGCTGGTGGTGAAGGAGAAGGGCGGCAAGAAGAAGCAGCTCACCATCGACCCGGTGCTGCAAGCGTCGCTGACGCAGATCCTCCGCAACTACGAGACGCCCTACGGCGCGGCCGTGGTGCTGGAGCCGTCCACCGGGCGGGTGCTGGCGCTGGCGGAGCACTCGGCGGCGCGGCCGGAGCTGCGAGGGCTGCCGGTTCGCGCGGTGTTCCCCGCGGCCAGCGTTTTCAAGATCGTCACCGGCGGCGCGCTGCTGGAGGCCGGCGTCACACCGGAGACTGAAGAGTGCTTCCACGGCGGCAAGCGGCGCATCTCCGAGAAGCACCTGCAGGACAGCGAGCGGGACGGCTCCTGCTATTCGCTGGCGCTGGCCATGGGCAAGAGCGCCAACGTCATCTTCGCCAAGCTGACGAACAAGCACCTCACGGTGGACTCGCTGCGCCGCATGGCGGCCCGCTTCCGTTTCAACCGTGAGATTGAGTTCCCCGTGCCGACGGATGTGTCGCTCGCCGCCATCCCCGAGGAGACGTTCAGCCTGGCCAACACGGGCGCGGGCTTCGGGGACGTGTACCTGTCCCCGCTGCACGGCGCGCTCGTCGCCGCGGTGGCCGCCAACGAGGGCCGCTGGGTGGACCCCATCCTCTTCGAGCCCGAGGGCCCGGCGCCGCTGCTCCCGGTGGAAGGTGAGCCCGTCCTCACGCCCGAGGCCGCGAAGGCCCTCACGGTGATGCTGGAGGAGACCGTCACCAGCGGCACCGCGCGCGCCGTGTTCCGCGAGCGCGGCTTCCGCGTGGACGCCGCCGTGGGCAAGACAGGCTCACTGGCGGACCGCGAGCCCTTTCGCGACTACTCGTGGTTCGTGGGCTTCGCGCCCAAGGACAACCCGCGCGTCGCCGTGGCGGCCATCATCGTCAATGACCCGAAGTGGCGCATCCGGGGCACCTGGCTGGGACGCGAGGCGCTCCGGCTGGGCCTGGAGCGGCTGCCCGCGCCGGTGGAGATGACGGCCCCGGCCTCCGCCGCCGGCAAGCACTGA
- a CDS encoding glutaredoxin family protein, with product MRVDIYSKPNCSLCDKAAAVVESVRARIPFELRIISILEDAEAFTAWRYDIPVVVIEGVPAFKHRVDAAEFEARLHEVKGGTAIAKSAAQNG from the coding sequence ATGCGCGTCGATATCTACTCGAAACCCAATTGCTCTCTCTGTGACAAGGCGGCCGCCGTCGTGGAGTCCGTGCGCGCTCGCATCCCCTTCGAGCTGCGGATCATCTCCATCCTGGAGGACGCGGAGGCCTTCACCGCCTGGCGTTACGACATCCCCGTGGTCGTCATCGAGGGGGTGCCTGCCTTCAAGCACCGCGTGGACGCCGCGGAGTTCGAGGCGCGGCTGCATGAGGTCAAAGGTGGCACAGCCATTGCTAAATCCGCTGCCCAGAATGGGTAG
- a CDS encoding ABC transporter ATP-binding protein, translating into MSDVAIELFGVSKRFGPKVAVNGVSFSVPKGAVYGLIGPNGAGKTTTFSMMCGYLYPSEGSLKVMDVDPTTPGALKGRLGALPQDAVLPPGWEVGALLTYWARLSALAEPEREAREALDKVGLMEAWNVQTQALSHGMAKRAAMAQALMGSPPLVLLDEPTAGLDPRIAAQVRQVIRDMKGRQTVVVSSHNLQELEELCDAAAILDKGTLAQAGSMNELTGQGAEFRVQIARGSVIIPELTMMPHVTDARMESDTVLRVRFSGGIAPEEVISQVVRHLLQHDVLILGVSRGQRLEDRVLQML; encoded by the coding sequence GTGAGCGACGTGGCCATTGAACTGTTCGGCGTCTCCAAGCGCTTCGGCCCCAAGGTCGCCGTCAACGGCGTCAGCTTCTCCGTGCCCAAGGGCGCGGTGTACGGGCTCATCGGCCCCAACGGCGCCGGCAAGACGACCACCTTCTCCATGATGTGCGGCTACCTCTACCCGTCCGAGGGCTCGCTCAAGGTCATGGACGTGGACCCCACCACCCCGGGCGCCCTCAAGGGCCGCCTGGGCGCGCTGCCGCAGGACGCGGTGCTGCCGCCCGGATGGGAAGTGGGCGCGCTGCTGACGTACTGGGCGCGGCTGTCCGCCCTGGCCGAGCCGGAGCGTGAGGCGCGCGAGGCCCTGGACAAGGTGGGCCTCATGGAGGCCTGGAACGTCCAGACGCAGGCGCTCAGCCACGGCATGGCCAAGCGCGCCGCCATGGCCCAGGCCCTCATGGGCAGCCCGCCGCTGGTGCTGCTGGACGAGCCCACCGCCGGGCTGGATCCACGCATCGCCGCCCAGGTGCGTCAGGTCATCCGCGACATGAAGGGCCGCCAGACGGTGGTGGTCTCCAGCCACAACCTCCAGGAGCTGGAGGAGTTGTGTGATGCGGCCGCCATCCTCGACAAGGGCACGCTCGCCCAGGCGGGGAGCATGAATGAGCTCACCGGCCAGGGCGCCGAGTTCCGCGTCCAGATCGCCCGTGGCAGCGTCATCATCCCGGAGCTCACCATGATGCCCCATGTCACGGACGCGCGCATGGAGAGCGACACCGTGCTGCGCGTGCGCTTCAGTGGCGGCATCGCGCCAGAAGAGGTCATCAGCCAGGTGGTGCGTCACCTGCTGCAGCACGACGTGCTCATCCTGGGCGTCAGCCGCGGCCAGCGCCTGGAAGACCGCGTCCTGCAGATGCTCTGA